The following coding sequences are from one Microbulbifer sp. TB1203 window:
- the tsaE gene encoding tRNA (adenosine(37)-N6)-threonylcarbamoyltransferase complex ATPase subunit type 1 TsaE: protein MTVELKLQLADEEATVAAGEALGRACLATGLRDSLVVFLHGQLGAGKTTFCRGVLRAFGHRGSVKSPTYTLVEPYELGAQRVFHFDLYRLGDAEELEFMGVRDYFTPHSLSLVEWPERGAGVLPDADLLAELEVAGRGRQLHLRTQSEAGSTVLAAVQKLL from the coding sequence ATGACAGTGGAACTGAAGTTGCAACTGGCGGACGAAGAGGCGACCGTGGCCGCGGGCGAGGCACTGGGCCGCGCCTGCCTGGCAACCGGCCTGCGGGACAGTCTGGTGGTGTTTCTACACGGACAGCTGGGCGCAGGCAAAACCACCTTCTGCCGCGGTGTACTGCGTGCCTTCGGCCACCGGGGGTCGGTCAAGAGCCCCACCTACACCCTGGTGGAGCCCTACGAGCTGGGTGCGCAGCGGGTCTTCCATTTCGACCTGTACCGCCTGGGGGATGCCGAGGAACTGGAGTTTATGGGGGTGCGGGACTACTTCACCCCGCACAGCCTGAGCCTGGTGGAGTGGCCGGAGCGCGGCGCCGGTGTGCTGCCGGACGCGGACCTGCTGGCGGAACTGGAGGTGGCCGGCCGCGGCCGGCAACTGCATCTGCGAACGCAATCGGAGGCCGGTTCGACCGTCCTGGCGGCGGTGCAAAAGTTGCTATAA
- the asd gene encoding archaetidylserine decarboxylase (Phosphatidylserine decarboxylase is synthesized as a single chain precursor. Generation of the pyruvoyl active site from a Ser is coupled to cleavage of a Gly-Ser bond between the larger (beta) and smaller (alpha chains). It is an integral membrane protein.) produces MHPKLFTTLQYLAPQRALSRAAGWLAETRIKAIKDPFTRWFVGKYDVDMTEAEQPDCTAYRSFNEFFTRALKESARPIVEGESALACPADGGVSQLGEIHNGRIFQAKGHDFSLLELVGGDTGTAAKFTGGHFATVYLSPKDYHRVHMPIAGTLKSMTYVPGQLFSVNTVTAKNVPRLFSRNERVVCLFDTAVGPMAVILVGAMIVASIETVWAGLVTPHKRQVRTTNYDDNTPVHLEKGEEMGRFKLGSTVILLFGADRVRWLETLQAESQVKMGQHLGDLI; encoded by the coding sequence ATGCACCCCAAACTGTTTACCACACTGCAATACCTGGCCCCGCAACGGGCCCTGTCCCGCGCCGCCGGCTGGCTGGCGGAAACCCGCATCAAGGCGATCAAGGATCCCTTCACCCGCTGGTTCGTGGGCAAATACGATGTGGATATGACCGAGGCAGAGCAGCCGGACTGCACCGCCTACCGGAGTTTCAACGAATTCTTTACCCGCGCCCTGAAAGAGAGCGCACGCCCGATCGTCGAAGGGGAAAGCGCCCTCGCCTGCCCCGCAGACGGCGGAGTCAGCCAGTTGGGGGAAATTCACAACGGGCGCATCTTCCAGGCCAAAGGCCACGATTTCAGCCTGCTGGAGCTGGTGGGCGGCGATACGGGCACCGCGGCAAAGTTTACCGGCGGCCACTTCGCCACCGTGTACCTGTCGCCGAAGGATTACCACCGGGTACATATGCCGATTGCCGGTACCCTGAAGAGCATGACCTATGTGCCGGGCCAATTGTTTTCGGTCAATACCGTGACCGCGAAAAATGTACCGCGGCTCTTCTCGCGCAACGAGCGGGTGGTGTGCCTGTTCGACACCGCTGTCGGCCCCATGGCCGTGATTCTTGTGGGCGCGATGATTGTGGCCAGTATCGAAACCGTATGGGCCGGGCTGGTGACCCCGCACAAGCGCCAGGTGCGCACCACCAATTACGACGACAATACGCCGGTTCACCTTGAAAAAGGCGAGGAGATGGGCCGCTTCAAACTGGGCTCCACGGTGATCCTGCTGTTTGGCGCCGACCGGGTTCGCTGGCTGGAAACGCTACAGGCGGAGAGCCAGGTGAAGATGGGGCAACACCTCGGCGACCTGATTTAG
- a CDS encoding NAD(P)H-hydrate dehydratase, with protein sequence MHIQPSAPPQPLYSAESVRELDRRAMAALDIPAIALMKRAGRAAFAELQRRWPEAKRLQVFCGGGNNGGDGYVIAALAAQKQIPVTVYACVAPDELKGDALEASRFAGREGAHIVTSLLEMDADDGDTVIVDALLGTGFEGPLRENVAAAVERINRATGPVLAVDIPSGLSADTGAAEQAVRADATVTFIGRKFGLHCGRGPALCGEVVFESLGAPDSVYGDLQPLVRRYDSDSLARLPRRAADSYKNQYGHILIVGGDSGFGGAALMAAESAARAGAGLISLATRPEHLPAALTRCPEVMARPVISGQELEPLLESPDVIAVGPGLGRAPWGEQLLARAGRAQAPMVLDADALNILAGGRVLAGLKRDDWVLTPHVGEAARLLDCDTAEVLADPRAAAIAIQQKFSGVVILKGAGTLIAHAGGVDLINSGNPGMASGGMGDLLTGVVAALIGQGMDIVEAARLAVWLHGEAGNCAAEDGQRGLLATDLLPWVRRLVD encoded by the coding sequence ATGCATATCCAGCCCTCCGCCCCGCCACAACCCCTGTACAGCGCAGAATCGGTGCGGGAACTCGACCGCCGGGCGATGGCGGCGCTGGACATTCCCGCCATCGCACTAATGAAGCGCGCCGGCCGTGCCGCCTTTGCCGAGCTTCAGCGGCGCTGGCCGGAAGCGAAGCGGCTGCAGGTATTTTGCGGCGGCGGCAACAACGGCGGTGACGGCTATGTGATCGCCGCGCTGGCGGCACAGAAGCAGATACCGGTGACCGTCTACGCCTGCGTCGCGCCGGACGAGCTGAAGGGCGACGCGCTGGAGGCCAGCCGCTTCGCCGGGCGCGAGGGCGCCCACATCGTGACCTCCCTGCTGGAAATGGATGCGGACGACGGCGATACCGTCATCGTGGATGCGCTGCTGGGCACTGGTTTTGAGGGACCGCTGCGCGAAAATGTGGCCGCCGCGGTGGAGCGGATCAACCGCGCCACAGGCCCTGTGCTGGCGGTGGATATCCCCTCCGGTCTCAGCGCCGATACCGGCGCCGCGGAGCAGGCGGTGCGAGCGGATGCCACCGTCACCTTTATCGGCCGCAAGTTTGGTCTCCACTGTGGTCGCGGCCCCGCGCTCTGCGGCGAGGTGGTATTCGAGAGCCTGGGCGCGCCGGACAGTGTGTACGGCGATTTACAGCCCCTGGTTCGGCGCTACGACAGCGACAGCCTGGCGCGGCTGCCGCGGCGCGCGGCGGACAGTTACAAAAACCAGTACGGCCATATCCTGATCGTCGGCGGTGACAGCGGTTTTGGCGGCGCCGCGCTGATGGCGGCGGAGTCGGCGGCCCGCGCCGGCGCCGGCCTTATCTCCCTGGCCACGCGACCGGAGCACCTGCCCGCGGCGCTCACCCGCTGCCCGGAAGTAATGGCCCGCCCAGTGATCTCCGGCCAGGAACTGGAGCCGCTGCTGGAATCCCCCGACGTGATCGCCGTGGGCCCCGGCCTCGGCCGCGCGCCCTGGGGAGAGCAATTGCTGGCTCGCGCCGGGCGCGCGCAGGCGCCCATGGTGCTGGATGCGGATGCATTGAATATTCTCGCCGGCGGCAGGGTGCTGGCGGGCCTGAAGCGGGACGACTGGGTGCTCACCCCTCACGTGGGCGAGGCCGCGCGGCTGTTGGATTGCGACACGGCTGAAGTTCTCGCGGACCCCCGCGCGGCGGCGATTGCAATTCAGCAGAAATTCAGCGGCGTGGTGATACTAAAGGGCGCCGGTACCCTGATCGCCCACGCCGGTGGCGTGGACCTGATCAACAGCGGCAACCCGGGCATGGCCTCCGGCGGTATGGGCGATCTGCTTACCGGCGTCGTCGCCGCGCTGATTGGCCAGGGAATGGACATCGTAGAGGCGGCGCGGCTGGCGGTATGGCTGCATGGCGAGGCGGGCAACTGCGCGGCGGAAGACGGTCAGCGCGGCCTGCTGGCCACCGACCTGTTGCCCTGGGTGCGGCGCCTGGTGGATTGA
- the hemE gene encoding uroporphyrinogen decarboxylase, whose translation MPESKPSELKNDRFLRALQRQPVDRTPVWMMRQAGRYLPEYRASRARAGSFLDLCRNTELACEVTLQPLERYPLDAAILFSDILTIPDAMGLGLYFEEGEGPKFRKPLRTAADIEALEVVDSERQLDYVMNAVSTIRRELNGRVPLIGFSGSPWTLATYMVEGGSSRDFARCKEMLYSRPELMHQLLSVLADSVTDYLNAQIRAGAQAVQIFDTWGGALSHSAYREFSLQYMARILQGLIKEADGRPVPAILFTKGGGQWLEAMADTGASALGLDWTTDLRGARARVGDRVALQGNLDPAVLLAEPARIRAEVAAVLESYGRGPGHIFNLGHGITPQVDPEHARVMIEAVLELSPQYHSK comes from the coding sequence ATGCCCGAATCCAAGCCCTCCGAACTGAAAAACGACCGCTTCCTCCGCGCCCTGCAGCGCCAGCCAGTAGACCGCACCCCCGTGTGGATGATGCGCCAGGCGGGCCGTTATCTGCCGGAGTACCGCGCCAGCCGGGCCAGGGCGGGCAGTTTTCTGGATCTGTGCCGCAACACCGAGCTGGCCTGCGAGGTCACCCTGCAGCCGCTGGAGCGCTACCCGCTGGACGCGGCCATTCTGTTTTCGGACATTCTCACCATTCCCGATGCGATGGGCCTGGGCCTCTATTTTGAGGAAGGCGAGGGCCCAAAATTCCGCAAGCCGCTACGCACCGCCGCGGATATCGAGGCACTGGAGGTGGTGGACAGTGAGCGGCAGCTGGATTACGTGATGAACGCGGTGTCCACCATCCGCCGCGAGCTGAACGGCCGGGTGCCGCTGATCGGCTTTTCCGGCAGTCCCTGGACCCTCGCCACCTACATGGTGGAGGGCGGCTCCAGCCGGGATTTCGCCCGCTGCAAGGAGATGCTCTACAGCCGCCCCGAGCTGATGCACCAGTTGTTGTCGGTGCTGGCGGATTCGGTAACCGATTACCTGAATGCGCAGATCCGCGCCGGCGCCCAGGCGGTGCAGATCTTCGATACCTGGGGGGGCGCCCTCAGCCACTCCGCCTACCGCGAGTTCTCCCTGCAATATATGGCGCGTATCCTGCAGGGCCTGATCAAGGAGGCGGACGGCCGCCCGGTGCCGGCGATCCTGTTTACCAAGGGCGGCGGCCAGTGGCTGGAGGCGATGGCGGACACCGGCGCCAGTGCCCTGGGGCTGGACTGGACTACTGATTTGCGCGGCGCCCGCGCCCGGGTTGGCGACAGGGTGGCACTGCAGGGCAACCTGGACCCGGCGGTGCTGTTGGCGGAGCCGGCGCGCATCCGCGCCGAGGTGGCCGCGGTGCTGGAATCCTACGGCCGGGGTCCGGGGCATATCTTCAATCTGGGTCACGGTATCACGCCGCAGGTGGATCCGGAGCACGCGCGGGTGATGATCGAGGCAGTATTGGAACTGTCGCCCCAGTACCACTCCAAATAG
- a CDS encoding sulfurtransferase — protein sequence MSELPLIIEPEELAAQLEREDLLLVDLSSAQNYAAGHIPGALHLPFQALMAGTPPAPGKLPDQERLMEVFRALGLRRSHHVVAFDDEGGGWAGRFLWTLEVIGHRDYSFLNGGMHAWRGAGLPLSNEPVQSEPSDIDIDVDTTPLMEAEEIKRHLNDEDFLVWDARSPEEYRGERAQALKGGHIPGAVNCEWTWLMDPQRDLRIRTDAREFLAGLGIDGSHKIVTHCQSHHRSGFTWLVGKSLGFDIRAYPGSWSEWGNLPDTPVEQ from the coding sequence TTGAGTGAACTGCCCCTGATTATTGAGCCAGAGGAACTGGCCGCGCAGCTGGAGCGCGAGGATTTATTGCTGGTGGACCTGAGCTCCGCACAGAACTACGCCGCTGGGCATATTCCCGGCGCGCTGCACCTGCCGTTTCAGGCTCTGATGGCGGGCACGCCGCCGGCGCCGGGCAAGCTGCCGGACCAAGAGCGACTAATGGAGGTATTCCGCGCCCTGGGTCTGCGCCGGTCGCACCATGTGGTCGCCTTCGACGACGAGGGCGGCGGCTGGGCCGGGCGCTTTCTGTGGACCCTGGAAGTGATCGGCCACAGAGACTACAGCTTTCTCAACGGCGGCATGCACGCCTGGCGCGGCGCCGGACTGCCGCTGTCAAATGAACCGGTGCAATCCGAGCCAAGCGATATCGACATCGATGTCGACACCACACCGCTTATGGAGGCGGAGGAAATAAAGCGGCACTTGAACGATGAGGATTTTCTCGTGTGGGACGCGCGCTCGCCGGAGGAATACCGCGGCGAGCGGGCGCAGGCGCTGAAGGGCGGCCATATTCCCGGCGCGGTCAACTGCGAGTGGACCTGGCTAATGGACCCGCAGCGGGACCTGCGCATCCGCACCGATGCGCGCGAATTTCTCGCCGGACTCGGCATCGATGGCAGCCACAAAATCGTCACCCACTGCCAGAGTCATCACCGCTCCGGTTTCACCTGGCTGGTGGGCAAATCCCTCGGCTTCGATATCCGCGCCTATCCCGGCTCCTGGAGTGAGTGGGGAAATCTGCCGGACACACCGGTTGAACAATAA
- the queG gene encoding tRNA epoxyqueuosine(34) reductase QueG: MTASQLPELAAQIKIWGRELGFQQIGITDCHLERHGERLREWLAAGYNGDMGWMGAHGEKRWRPELLQPGTLRAISARLDYLPPDTQPVRVLKDSSKAYVSRYATGRDYHKLIRKRLAQLAQKIDDWCEEHGIESAGRAFTDSAPVMERALAEKAGLGWIGKNCMVINSGAGSWFFLGEIYTNLALPVDGSEEPNQCGDCTACLKVCPTDAFVGPYQLDARRCISYLTIENKGAIPEEFREPMGNRVFGCDDCQIICPWNKFAKPTAEGDFHPRHGLDDGDLLQLFRWSEEEFLRRTEGSAIRRIGYERWQRNLAVALGNGEATAEVIAELENALPGATPLVAEHIEWALVRLRSGRRRRRKVRRVISG; this comes from the coding sequence ATGACAGCTTCCCAACTCCCCGAGCTGGCGGCCCAGATTAAAATCTGGGGCCGCGAGCTGGGTTTCCAACAGATCGGCATCACCGACTGCCACCTGGAGCGGCACGGCGAGCGCCTGCGCGAGTGGCTGGCGGCGGGCTACAACGGCGATATGGGGTGGATGGGCGCCCACGGGGAAAAGCGCTGGCGGCCGGAGCTGCTGCAGCCGGGCACCCTGCGCGCGATCAGCGCGCGGCTCGACTACCTGCCGCCGGATACCCAGCCGGTGCGGGTGTTGAAGGATTCCAGCAAGGCCTATGTGTCCCGCTACGCCACCGGGCGGGACTACCACAAGCTGATCCGCAAGCGCCTCGCGCAACTGGCGCAGAAAATCGACGACTGGTGCGAGGAACACGGCATCGAATCCGCCGGCCGCGCCTTCACCGACAGCGCCCCGGTGATGGAGCGCGCGCTGGCGGAAAAAGCGGGACTGGGCTGGATCGGCAAGAACTGTATGGTGATCAACTCCGGCGCCGGCTCCTGGTTTTTCCTCGGCGAGATCTACACCAACCTGGCGCTGCCGGTGGACGGGAGCGAAGAACCAAACCAATGCGGCGACTGCACCGCCTGCCTCAAGGTCTGCCCCACCGATGCCTTTGTCGGCCCCTATCAGCTGGACGCGCGCCGCTGTATTTCCTATCTCACCATCGAGAACAAGGGCGCGATTCCCGAGGAATTCCGCGAACCCATGGGCAACCGGGTCTTCGGCTGCGACGACTGCCAGATCATCTGCCCCTGGAACAAATTCGCCAAACCCACCGCCGAAGGGGATTTCCACCCGCGCCACGGCCTGGACGACGGCGACCTGCTGCAATTATTCCGCTGGAGCGAGGAGGAGTTCCTGCGCAGGACCGAGGGCTCGGCGATAAGGCGTATCGGCTACGAGCGCTGGCAGCGCAACCTGGCGGTGGCGCTGGGTAATGGTGAAGCGACTGCGGAGGTGATTGCGGAACTGGAGAATGCGCTGCCGGGGGCGACACCGCTGGTGGCGGAGCATATCGAGTGGGCCCTGGTGCGGCTGCGCAGCGGGCGGCGGCGCAGGCGCAAGGTGAGGCGAGTGATTAGTGGTTAG
- the orn gene encoding oligoribonuclease, translating to MDQNNLIWIDLEMTGLDPEKERIIEIATIVTDSRLNVLAEGPAMVVHQSDALLAAMDDWNTEQHGGSGLVARVKESHISEREAERETLEFLRHWVPEGASPMCGNSIGQDRRFLVKYMPQLENYFHYRNLDVSTVKELARRWRPDVLEGVKKESRHLALDDIRDSIEELKHYREHFFRV from the coding sequence GTGGATCAGAACAATTTGATCTGGATCGACCTGGAGATGACCGGTCTCGATCCGGAAAAAGAGCGCATCATCGAGATCGCCACCATCGTCACCGACTCGCGCCTGAACGTCCTCGCCGAGGGGCCGGCGATGGTGGTTCACCAGAGCGACGCGCTGCTCGCGGCGATGGACGACTGGAACACCGAGCAGCACGGCGGCTCCGGGCTGGTGGCGCGGGTGAAGGAATCGCACATCTCCGAGCGGGAGGCGGAGCGGGAGACCCTGGAGTTTCTGCGCCACTGGGTGCCGGAGGGCGCCTCGCCCATGTGCGGCAACTCCATCGGCCAGGACCGCCGCTTCCTGGTGAAGTATATGCCGCAGCTGGAAAACTACTTCCACTACCGCAACCTGGACGTGAGCACGGTCAAGGAACTGGCGCGGCGCTGGCGCCCGGATGTGCTGGAGGGGGTGAAGAAGGAGAGCCGGCACCTGGCGCTGGACGATATCCGCGATTCCATCGAGGAACTGAAACACTACCGGGAGCATTTTTTCCGGGTGTAA
- the rsgA gene encoding small ribosomal subunit biogenesis GTPase RsgA, with the protein MSKRKLNRRQQWRIAKIQQEREARARKRTEGTEQFAEEGDLGPEQTGLVIANYGTQVLVESDADPELRQRCHLRANIETLVTGDRVAWCPATGGASGGCGVVGARLARHSELQRPDRYGELKTVAANIDRILIVIAPYPEPYANAIDRYLVAAEATGIAPMLLLNKIDLIDRDNEAALTDLLQPYPGLGYPVLRLSTRTGEGLPQLLETLARGTSVFVGQSGVGKSSLINALLPSAGARTGELSPATQKGTHTTTAAELFHLPSGGDLIDSPGIREFGLWHMSEAQLLEGFVEFRPFIGHCRFRDCRHQGEPGCAISAALLRGEISERRMDSFLHLRNSINLEG; encoded by the coding sequence ATGAGTAAACGCAAATTGAACCGGCGCCAGCAGTGGCGTATCGCCAAGATCCAGCAGGAGCGGGAGGCGCGCGCGCGCAAGCGCACGGAGGGCACCGAGCAGTTCGCGGAGGAAGGCGACCTGGGGCCGGAGCAGACCGGGTTGGTAATCGCCAACTACGGCACCCAGGTGCTGGTGGAAAGCGACGCCGACCCCGAGCTGCGCCAACGCTGCCACCTGCGCGCCAATATCGAGACCCTGGTCACCGGCGACCGGGTGGCCTGGTGCCCGGCAACCGGCGGGGCCAGCGGCGGCTGCGGCGTGGTGGGTGCGCGCCTGGCGCGCCACTCGGAGCTGCAGCGGCCGGATCGCTATGGTGAACTCAAGACCGTAGCCGCCAATATCGACCGCATACTGATCGTGATCGCCCCCTACCCCGAACCCTACGCCAACGCCATCGACCGCTACCTGGTGGCCGCCGAAGCCACCGGCATAGCGCCGATGCTGCTGCTCAACAAGATCGACCTGATCGACAGAGACAATGAGGCGGCGCTAACCGACCTGCTGCAGCCCTATCCCGGCCTGGGTTACCCGGTGTTGCGCCTGTCCACCCGCACTGGCGAGGGGTTGCCGCAACTGCTGGAAACCCTGGCCCGGGGCACCAGCGTGTTCGTGGGCCAGTCCGGGGTTGGCAAGTCCTCACTGATCAACGCGCTGCTGCCCTCCGCCGGGGCGCGCACCGGCGAACTCTCCCCGGCGACCCAGAAAGGCACCCACACCACCACCGCCGCGGAACTCTTCCACCTGCCCAGCGGCGGCGATCTGATAGACTCCCCCGGCATCCGCGAGTTCGGCCTCTGGCATATGAGCGAAGCGCAACTGCTGGAGGGCTTTGTGGAATTCCGCCCGTTTATCGGACACTGTCGCTTCCGCGACTGCCGCCACCAGGGTGAACCCGGCTGCGCCATCAGCGCGGCACTGCTGCGCGGGGAAATCAGTGAGCGGCGCATGGACAGTTTTCTGCATTTGCGCAATAGCATTAACCTGGAAGGTTAA
- a CDS encoding HD domain-containing phosphohydrolase, which yields MAIEQAKVLVEDLQRGMFVSRLDRPWTRTPFVLQGFYIRDLEEIRQLQKFCRFVYVDVIKSVGDVGVRLRRLSRTDVPRGNSATEGTRNRRPAPVIPCRPVQVSHDTYPAPAPVQSEAGNARSLHRQILSGMDQVMAQIRSDGPLPLKQINKVVEDLVESVLRSPDAFAWLARVREKDEHTYSHSVRASIWSLVFGRHIGLRRRELTQLATATLLKDVGKLRLSPEVLRAAKREPRAELEYRRFVDHSVQMLSADADMDSQVLDIVHCHCERHDGSGYPRGLRGDRIPVLARMCGIVTYYDEITNPRGVESPAAPSRAVTQLYDRRGIAFNEQLTVEFIQSIGLYPTGTQVELSTGEVAVVVEQTYQRRLKPKVMVVLDRDKRPLPEARLFDMAADDDRRQKLIERGKLAPCDGVTIVQDLEPSRFPQVDVAAVRDGYLVSRQRLPNFLSRLLKR from the coding sequence GTGGCGATTGAACAGGCGAAAGTCTTGGTAGAGGACCTGCAGCGCGGCATGTTCGTGTCCCGGCTCGACCGGCCGTGGACGCGCACTCCCTTTGTTTTGCAAGGCTTCTATATTCGCGACCTGGAGGAAATCCGCCAGCTGCAGAAATTTTGCCGCTTCGTTTACGTGGACGTGATCAAGAGCGTCGGCGATGTGGGGGTCAGGCTGCGCCGGCTGAGTCGCACTGATGTCCCCAGGGGAAATTCTGCCACCGAGGGAACGCGCAACCGCCGCCCCGCCCCGGTCATTCCCTGCCGCCCGGTGCAGGTTTCCCACGATACCTACCCGGCTCCCGCGCCGGTGCAGAGCGAGGCCGGCAATGCCCGCAGTCTGCACCGGCAGATATTGAGCGGTATGGATCAGGTGATGGCGCAGATTCGCAGCGACGGGCCGCTGCCACTGAAACAGATCAATAAAGTGGTGGAAGATCTTGTGGAGAGCGTGCTGCGCAGCCCCGACGCCTTCGCCTGGCTGGCGCGGGTGCGGGAGAAGGACGAGCATACCTACAGCCACTCGGTGCGCGCCAGTATCTGGTCGCTGGTATTCGGCCGCCATATCGGCCTGCGCCGCCGCGAACTGACGCAGTTGGCGACGGCCACACTGCTCAAGGACGTGGGCAAGCTGCGTCTCAGCCCCGAGGTGCTGCGGGCGGCGAAGCGGGAGCCACGGGCCGAGCTGGAATACCGCAGGTTCGTCGACCACAGCGTGCAAATGCTGTCGGCGGATGCGGATATGGATTCCCAGGTACTCGATATCGTCCACTGCCATTGTGAACGGCACGACGGCAGCGGCTACCCCCGCGGGCTGCGCGGCGACCGGATTCCGGTGCTGGCGCGCATGTGCGGCATCGTTACCTACTACGACGAAATCACCAATCCCCGCGGAGTGGAATCCCCGGCCGCACCGTCCCGGGCGGTGACGCAGCTGTACGACCGGCGGGGTATTGCCTTCAACGAGCAGTTGACGGTGGAGTTTATCCAGTCCATCGGCCTCTATCCCACCGGTACCCAGGTGGAGCTCTCCACCGGCGAAGTGGCGGTGGTGGTGGAGCAGACCTATCAGCGGCGCCTGAAGCCGAAAGTGATGGTGGTGCTGGACCGGGACAAGCGGCCGCTGCCGGAGGCCCGGTTGTTCGATATGGCCGCGGACGACGATCGCAGGCAAAAGCTGATCGAGCGCGGCAAACTCGCTCCCTGCGATGGGGTCACTATCGTGCAGGACCTGGAGCCCAGCCGCTTCCCCCAGGTGGATGTGGCCGCTGTGCGCGATGGCTATCTGGTCAGCCGGCAGCGGTTGCCGAATTTCCTCTCCCGCCTGCTGAAACGCTGA